One window from the genome of Burkholderia sp. FERM BP-3421 encodes:
- a CDS encoding DUF2169 family type VI secretion system accessory protein has translation MPLRHIKPQAALVATTRTQIGSTPMLAISVGVGFRLTDPAILVHETAVWEALKAAAPSVPLTEAAMPKRCAEWLLAGHAVQRAPAGAAGRAIDWAAWVELDGVRKTVSCRATVDEQAQSAGLVRLAIDPTRAAAGRSRENPLGVASGSAPLQRVSALGVGPDPLAAMGVLGSDWPERHQWMPSRPGTVEAMARDGTHMGWPEHVDLRYFQLAAPDQWSRHDSWTPGARFELGGFGERGEGYAGTLPRLAAVALTTRTDRPGFEQVPLRQQTVWLLPDHDLGVLWWNGAVQTDYVLDDSPAMLVAAFKDANEPIDADMLMAFAARRADLTQVDLLKHADEVLMPAIERNWVWELILARTDHPRFAPPPRTREEVGARLASHRQSLVDAQQGRARLQAFKEEAQQMAPPVVPPDGIDWRQRFDQADSKALSDVTIRGADLTALRLDGWHFENVRFEACRLDRSTWRHCRLVNVFAVDCGFADTAFDDLAWTGGAMTRGELARSAWRDVVLEQLHLEDCGLDDLSVAGGSWSMVSVKGRGGSGGVVEDTRWKSVAWNGVKAPRWTWNRISADSLGLVECDMVGLTLSHCTLRKSSALLSDLSAGTWRKNVLSLVVLSHGTSIDRTVLCDCSFKSSSFQNLHAASVQVEHCSFLQFNAQHMKAEHSSWTCTLLDGANVTHAHLSGASFDRCSLKETMLYGADMRETRMRDCNLIRARTSWAHLPEAGAWRGNLSLGLLEVPRREQ, from the coding sequence ATGCCGCTTCGCCACATCAAACCTCAAGCCGCGCTCGTCGCGACGACGCGCACCCAGATCGGCTCGACCCCGATGCTGGCGATCAGCGTCGGGGTGGGATTCCGGCTCACCGACCCGGCCATCCTCGTCCACGAAACCGCGGTCTGGGAAGCATTGAAGGCGGCGGCGCCGTCGGTGCCGCTGACCGAGGCGGCCATGCCGAAACGCTGCGCGGAGTGGCTGCTCGCCGGGCATGCGGTGCAGCGCGCGCCGGCGGGTGCTGCCGGACGCGCGATCGACTGGGCGGCCTGGGTCGAACTCGACGGCGTGCGCAAGACCGTGTCGTGCCGCGCGACGGTCGACGAACAGGCGCAATCCGCGGGCCTCGTCCGGCTCGCGATCGATCCGACCCGGGCGGCCGCGGGCCGCTCGCGCGAGAATCCGCTCGGCGTGGCGTCGGGTTCCGCGCCGCTGCAGCGCGTGAGCGCGCTCGGCGTCGGACCGGATCCGCTCGCCGCGATGGGCGTGCTCGGCAGCGACTGGCCCGAGCGCCACCAATGGATGCCGAGCCGGCCGGGCACGGTCGAGGCGATGGCGCGCGACGGCACGCACATGGGCTGGCCGGAGCACGTCGACCTGCGTTACTTCCAATTGGCCGCGCCGGATCAATGGTCGCGCCACGACAGCTGGACGCCGGGCGCCCGCTTCGAACTCGGCGGCTTCGGCGAGCGCGGCGAAGGTTACGCGGGCACGCTGCCGCGCCTCGCGGCCGTGGCGCTGACGACGCGCACGGATCGGCCGGGCTTCGAGCAGGTGCCGCTGCGGCAGCAGACGGTCTGGCTGCTGCCCGACCACGACCTCGGCGTGCTCTGGTGGAACGGGGCGGTGCAGACCGACTACGTGCTCGACGACAGTCCGGCCATGCTCGTTGCCGCGTTCAAGGATGCGAACGAGCCCATCGACGCCGACATGCTGATGGCGTTCGCGGCGCGGCGCGCCGACCTGACCCAGGTCGACCTGCTCAAGCACGCCGACGAAGTGCTGATGCCGGCCATCGAGCGGAACTGGGTATGGGAGCTGATTCTCGCCAGGACCGACCATCCGCGTTTCGCGCCGCCGCCGCGCACGCGGGAGGAAGTCGGCGCCCGCCTCGCGAGCCATCGTCAGAGTCTCGTGGACGCGCAGCAGGGGCGAGCCCGATTGCAGGCCTTCAAGGAGGAGGCGCAACAGATGGCGCCGCCCGTCGTGCCGCCGGACGGCATCGACTGGCGGCAGCGCTTCGATCAGGCAGACAGCAAGGCGCTGTCGGACGTGACGATCCGCGGGGCCGACCTGACCGCATTGCGGCTCGATGGCTGGCACTTCGAAAACGTGCGGTTCGAAGCATGCCGGCTCGATCGCAGCACCTGGCGCCATTGCCGGCTGGTGAACGTGTTTGCGGTCGACTGCGGATTCGCCGATACCGCGTTCGACGATCTGGCCTGGACGGGGGGCGCGATGACGCGCGGCGAGCTCGCGCGCAGCGCATGGCGGGATGTCGTGCTGGAACAGCTCCACCTCGAAGACTGCGGACTCGACGATCTGTCGGTGGCGGGCGGGTCGTGGTCGATGGTGTCGGTGAAGGGGCGCGGCGGGTCGGGCGGCGTCGTGGAGGACACCCGGTGGAAGAGCGTGGCCTGGAACGGCGTAAAAGCGCCGCGCTGGACCTGGAACCGCATCAGTGCCGACAGCCTCGGATTGGTCGAGTGCGACATGGTCGGCCTGACGCTGTCGCATTGCACGCTGCGGAAGTCGAGCGCGTTGCTGAGCGATCTGTCCGCGGGCACCTGGCGCAAGAATGTGTTGTCGCTCGTCGTGCTGTCGCACGGCACGTCGATCGATCGCACGGTCCTGTGCGACTGCTCGTTCAAGTCGTCGAGCTTCCAGAACCTGCATGCGGCTTCCGTGCAGGTCGAGCACTGTTCGTTCTTGCAGTTCAATGCGCAGCACATGAAGGCGGAGCACTCGAGCTGGACCTGCACACTGCTCGACGGCGCGAACGTCACGCATGCCCACCTGAGCGGCGCGTCGTTCGACCGCTGCTCGCTCAAGGAGACGATGCTGTACGGCGCGGACATGCGCGAGACCCGGATGCGCGACTGCAACCTGATCCGTGCGCGCACGTCGTGGGCGCATCTGCCCGAAGCCGGCGCGTGGCGCGGCAACCTGAGCCTCGGCCTGCTCGAGGTACCGAGGAGGGAACAATGA
- a CDS encoding pentapeptide repeat-containing protein yields MNEPREPVSAPALPRVIEGRHYTSSHHGLELADVIYRDCHFDRVTWADCRLSNLHFVNCRFDANRFVRSALTKLVHENCQIVETEWSDCVLRGMSLDGSGIRDAVWSKGVLQDVIFVKTSGASLRFDAVRAAHVSFIAGELTNVELNGGHWTDASWMSLQLNGLQVRASRIDNFIVGQSSCAACELDACTGINVRWIDCRIDRMNVRGSALNQAAWSHSTWSGGGIEASRLPLVSFDCAKLSRVTVRDAAMPQAIFDSAQVQDCELQGMHAPRVSLRDAQLARVQLDAAQLAGLDARGATLDQVGLNGADCRAGVLVGQSRQVWRAADTQQAMFDDAVLEEDRQWRQRAQPGARGV; encoded by the coding sequence ATGAACGAACCGCGCGAGCCGGTCTCCGCACCGGCCTTGCCCCGCGTGATCGAGGGGCGGCACTACACCTCGTCGCATCACGGCCTGGAACTCGCGGACGTGATCTACCGAGACTGCCATTTCGACCGGGTGACCTGGGCGGATTGCCGGCTCTCCAACCTGCATTTCGTCAACTGCCGCTTCGACGCGAATCGCTTCGTGCGCAGCGCGCTGACGAAACTCGTCCACGAGAACTGTCAGATCGTCGAGACGGAGTGGAGCGATTGCGTGCTGCGCGGCATGTCGCTCGACGGCAGCGGGATACGCGACGCGGTCTGGTCGAAGGGCGTCTTGCAGGACGTGATCTTCGTCAAGACCAGCGGCGCGTCGCTGCGTTTCGACGCGGTGCGCGCGGCGCACGTGTCGTTCATCGCGGGCGAGCTGACGAACGTCGAACTGAACGGCGGCCACTGGACCGATGCGTCCTGGATGAGCCTGCAACTCAATGGGCTTCAGGTGCGCGCGAGCCGGATCGACAACTTCATCGTCGGCCAATCCAGTTGCGCGGCGTGCGAGCTCGATGCTTGCACCGGCATCAACGTGCGCTGGATCGATTGCCGGATCGATCGGATGAACGTGCGTGGATCGGCGCTGAACCAGGCTGCGTGGTCGCACAGCACCTGGTCGGGCGGCGGGATCGAGGCAAGCCGGTTGCCGCTCGTGAGTTTCGATTGCGCGAAGCTGAGCCGGGTGACCGTGCGGGACGCGGCGATGCCCCAGGCGATCTTCGATAGCGCCCAGGTGCAGGACTGCGAACTTCAGGGAATGCATGCGCCGCGCGTCTCGTTGCGCGATGCGCAGCTCGCGCGGGTGCAACTGGACGCCGCGCAGCTGGCGGGACTCGATGCGCGCGGCGCGACGCTCGACCAGGTCGGCCTGAACGGCGCGGATTGCCGGGCGGGGGTGCTGGTCGGCCAATCCAGGCAGGTCTGGCGGGCTGCGGACACGCAGCAGGCGATGTTCGACGATGCAGTGTTGGAAGAAGACCGCCAATGGCGGCAACGCGCCCAGCCGGGCGCCAGAGGAGTATGA
- a CDS encoding DUF3540 domain-containing protein, which yields MIETRMVRERQVESSEDEMPEPMRTLLKRSAAPFSPGAAGRMSIGRVTGAESDGLWRIVVEPGCALYARAAISCVVRPQPDDLVQLYQAAGGCWVLAVLERRGDAADVVLDFGAAGVLLQAQDVRVQARDRLALEAVQLSSRAEVITEAAAERHAHVSGTDATHAGNTFVHTEGHLGMHAQSAVVTAEALLKMDAGQIHVG from the coding sequence ATGATCGAGACTCGAATGGTTCGTGAGCGGCAGGTCGAATCCAGCGAAGACGAGATGCCGGAACCGATGCGCACCTTGCTGAAGCGAAGCGCCGCGCCGTTCTCGCCGGGCGCGGCGGGACGCATGTCGATCGGCCGTGTGACGGGCGCGGAGTCCGACGGGCTGTGGCGCATCGTCGTGGAGCCGGGTTGCGCGCTGTACGCCCGCGCGGCGATCAGTTGTGTCGTCCGGCCGCAGCCGGACGATCTGGTCCAGCTCTATCAGGCGGCGGGCGGATGCTGGGTGCTCGCCGTTCTCGAACGGCGCGGCGACGCGGCCGATGTCGTGCTCGATTTCGGCGCGGCCGGGGTCCTGCTGCAAGCGCAGGACGTGCGCGTGCAGGCGCGCGACCGGCTCGCGCTCGAAGCCGTGCAGCTGTCGAGCCGCGCGGAGGTGATCACCGAGGCCGCGGCGGAGCGCCACGCGCACGTCAGCGGCACCGACGCCACGCATGCCGGCAACACGTTCGTCCATACCGAGGGCCATCTGGGCATGCACGCGCAAAGCGCGGTCGTGACGGCGGAAGCCCTGCTCAAGATGGACGCCGGCCAGATTCACGTGGGTTGA
- a CDS encoding DUF4150 domain-containing protein has translation MFANCSAGGMALSGSDVCKTPPLAIPVSYSNIANKPEAVPNVPTIIYAGGPVHNMNTIIPVTHSDEPGSMGGVASGTVSALSRHVTGSGKLMIQGAPQTRLTDTNLPNNQNTSGQTIAPSQTITMTLS, from the coding sequence ATGTTTGCCAATTGCTCTGCCGGCGGAATGGCGCTGTCCGGCTCGGACGTCTGCAAGACGCCGCCGCTCGCGATTCCCGTGTCGTATTCGAACATCGCGAACAAGCCGGAGGCTGTGCCGAACGTCCCGACCATCATTTATGCGGGCGGTCCCGTCCACAACATGAACACCATCATTCCCGTCACGCACAGCGACGAGCCGGGATCGATGGGCGGGGTGGCGTCCGGGACCGTGTCGGCGCTGTCGCGACATGTAACAGGCTCCGGCAAGTTGATGATCCAGGGCGCGCCCCAGACCCGGCTGACCGACACCAACCTGCCTAACAACCAGAACACGTCTGGGCAGACCATCGCGCCGTCCCAGACGATCACGATGACGCTCAGCTGA
- a CDS encoding type VI secretion lipoprotein TssJ, producing the protein MKHVPTLIAGLALVLLSACSSSGSKPDPRQLHVTLVGGSRLNVGASGEPRPIQSCVYIVREADWVPMTNGDAPCAAKDQEGAVLSVSRHVIAPNQVLQFWIDVPRSGEIWLVADADYAQRPAQYAPLRVRIDGSGVLHLAVWLDRSGIYNASLPGAVPLPPDAPIAASAPNPDAATDKPARRHGSGTRRYRQ; encoded by the coding sequence ATGAAGCATGTTCCAACGCTGATCGCGGGACTGGCGCTGGTCCTGCTGTCCGCCTGCTCGTCGTCCGGCTCGAAGCCCGATCCGCGCCAGCTGCACGTGACGCTGGTCGGCGGCAGCCGGCTGAACGTCGGCGCGAGCGGCGAGCCGCGGCCGATCCAGTCGTGCGTGTACATCGTGCGCGAAGCCGACTGGGTGCCGATGACGAACGGCGACGCGCCGTGCGCCGCCAAGGATCAGGAGGGCGCGGTGTTGAGCGTGTCGCGCCATGTGATCGCACCGAACCAGGTGCTGCAGTTCTGGATCGACGTGCCGCGCAGCGGCGAGATCTGGCTCGTCGCGGACGCCGACTACGCACAGCGTCCGGCCCAGTACGCGCCCTTGCGCGTGCGCATCGACGGAAGCGGGGTGCTTCATCTCGCGGTGTGGCTCGATCGCAGCGGAATCTACAACGCGTCGTTGCCGGGCGCGGTGCCGCTGCCGCCCGACGCGCCCATCGCCGCGAGCGCGCCGAACCCCGACGCCGCAACCGACAAACCCGCCCGACGCCACGGCTCGGGCACGAGGAGATACAGGCAATGA
- the icmH gene encoding type IVB secretion system protein IcmH/DotU: MLDRVAENPDLTTRMPTLSSLAQGVSTTGPATTDATSPRDAEHAVLRFPTPPGAFRASYDDGADASPVVYTPQGGQVAILKAGQQSANWSNPFVSHALPAILQLQRHLADGPPDQSTVRTQLGLEVRLYRERLAGSGCEWEQIRDASYLLCTYLDENVSDIARAASQVLYDGERSLLVEFHDDAWGGEDAFSDLGRWMKADDPPIRLLAFYELILSLGWQGRYRVLDRGDVLLQDLRSQLHALIWHHVPPEPLGTGLITPARARRRWWTPMRAGAAALGAVLLTYGIVSAVLDIQGGPIRHALAAWMPPTRTINLAETLPPPLPQLLSEGWLTAYKRPEGWVLVFRSDGAFDVGKAQMRADFKHNIERLGAAFAPWPGDLEVIGHTDRQPISTSEFANNQALSEARARTVADELRRTALPGGAQAPGNAVQRNIAFSGRGDTQPIDQAPTPAAYERNRRVDVLWKVIPAGGRRTADADARPATPEGVAIAPDGQSPYATEDKQP; encoded by the coding sequence ATGCTCGACCGGGTCGCGGAAAATCCCGATCTGACCACCCGGATGCCGACGCTGTCGTCGCTGGCCCAGGGGGTGTCGACCACCGGGCCGGCCACGACCGACGCTACCTCGCCACGCGACGCGGAGCACGCGGTGCTGCGCTTCCCGACCCCGCCCGGCGCGTTCCGCGCGTCGTATGACGACGGCGCGGACGCGTCGCCCGTCGTGTATACCCCCCAGGGCGGCCAGGTGGCGATCCTGAAGGCCGGCCAGCAGTCGGCCAACTGGAGCAATCCGTTCGTGTCGCACGCGCTGCCCGCGATCCTGCAATTGCAGCGTCATCTCGCGGACGGCCCGCCCGACCAGTCGACGGTGCGCACCCAGCTCGGCCTCGAAGTGCGCCTGTACCGCGAGCGGCTGGCCGGCTCGGGCTGCGAGTGGGAGCAGATCCGCGACGCTTCGTATCTGCTGTGCACGTATCTGGACGAGAACGTCAGCGACATCGCGCGCGCCGCGTCGCAAGTGCTCTACGACGGGGAGCGCAGCCTGCTGGTCGAGTTCCACGACGATGCGTGGGGCGGCGAGGACGCGTTTTCCGATCTCGGCCGCTGGATGAAGGCGGACGATCCGCCCATTCGTCTCCTCGCGTTCTACGAGCTGATCCTGTCGCTCGGCTGGCAGGGCCGCTACCGCGTGCTCGATCGCGGCGACGTGCTGCTGCAGGACCTGCGTTCGCAGCTGCATGCGCTGATCTGGCATCACGTGCCGCCCGAGCCGCTCGGCACCGGGCTGATCACCCCGGCGCGCGCGCGCAGGCGCTGGTGGACGCCGATGCGCGCAGGCGCGGCGGCGCTGGGCGCGGTGCTGTTGACCTACGGCATCGTCAGCGCCGTGCTTGATATACAGGGCGGGCCGATCCGCCATGCGCTCGCGGCCTGGATGCCGCCGACCCGCACCATCAATCTCGCGGAAACGCTGCCGCCGCCGCTGCCGCAGCTGCTGTCCGAGGGCTGGCTCACGGCGTACAAGCGTCCGGAAGGCTGGGTGCTGGTGTTCCGCAGCGACGGCGCGTTCGATGTCGGCAAGGCGCAGATGCGCGCCGATTTCAAACACAACATCGAGCGGCTCGGCGCGGCGTTCGCGCCGTGGCCGGGCGACCTGGAGGTGATCGGCCATACCGACCGTCAGCCGATCAGCACGAGTGAGTTTGCGAACAACCAGGCGCTCTCGGAAGCCCGGGCGCGCACCGTCGCCGACGAGCTGCGCCGGACCGCGCTGCCGGGCGGCGCGCAGGCGCCCGGGAACGCCGTGCAGCGGAACATCGCGTTTTCCGGGCGCGGCGACACGCAGCCGATCGATCAGGCGCCGACGCCGGCCGCCTACGAACGGAACCGGCGCGTGGACGTGCTGTGGAAGGTGATTCCGGCGGGCGGCCGGCGCACGGCGGATGCCGACGCGCGCCCCGCGACCCCGGAGGGCGTGGCGATCGCCCCGGACGGCCAATCGCCGTATGCAACGGAGGATAAACAACCATGA
- the tssM gene encoding type VI secretion system membrane subunit TssM, translating to MIRTSLRVLVAILIAVLIWWVGPLFALGIYRPFAPLWVREVLVAAVLVWGLWPALARLWVRLAMSPRRVRTPQPAARADFIDERLRDLDRQLKARWQREPHGRWDRLTGALRRQHRTLLPWYLVMGAEGSGKTNLVAKAVNAAGSEGERALAVEPLNSRGDDFNFRIASDAVWFDIGGRWNLRDGFDETALDTWKRLLQGMRRLRGGAAVNGVVLCVDSASMVDAPLEARKRLADVVHRRLAELHEVFGEQAQVYVALNGVDRLDGAVSMLSLVDAGRWASGMGFCLPEQALGETAAEAGASWQGALQHLQQRVQQQVLFAAPAATEVGANYAQLRFVETLSQLHKALLVWLQIAIAPGEAHSAARLRGVWMGSMAELAVAQPGGAAPGLPAQTRPLGELWAPLFRQVALERDAVRPSGVRSWRGRVGHLLRWAALPVLALGLLMWFGWGYVAESNYLDDVGAQFSEAKRLAQADMSYGPDGGAPLLDVASHMRYAQEQAEDAGRGLATPYFEHGLVAAAARDTYHRQLQKMLMPELYNEVRRVLVAQSDGAPGDVYQTLKVYLMLCRPDRRNATDVERWLSSRWDSLSGGQQYGDDDRRALLAHVRALMELPKLPGTPEDANLVRAARVRAAQIPIVTRVLQHIHAQGLPASVNDISLSRAAGFESAMSLRMRSDVPATDVAVSGWFTRAGYTDVFLPRLDKAARAMLEEESWVLRDETLRGNSFQIDGVVQKLADSTRAQFLQDYIAGWQNFLNDVTVRSVTGLDDASQLAAAMMDSQSPLASLLRFAARETTLTGASDEGNIDSWIDRQKYRFEKGRRQIVGELSGQHYRTVLLPEHIVEEHFLAVRQLAAQLNNRSVASSNPLARLFEPLYRQLGLVNGALQAGQVLPAQYDAFSRLKETAARQPEPVRGIMLDLIGSGSTMTTRESGALLNRGAAGATSTVCSAGFTSRYPFRRNAQVDAGVADFERLFSAQGLMASYFRDHLAAYVDTSSTPWKALRSNGGNLGLVSPGVLSSYETADRIRGVTLDESGHLRVSTVLRFLDMDSQISEAQLLVGGQTLRYAHGMTSPQRIDWSGQGTKLAIQLQLKSVDGRLSTLQFDGPWALFRFFDAGQAAGGTADRRERLYQTDIGTVRLEWQALTTPSPIWSGILQGFRCPS from the coding sequence ATGATACGAACCAGCCTGAGGGTTCTTGTCGCGATCCTGATCGCGGTCCTGATCTGGTGGGTGGGCCCGCTGTTCGCGCTGGGCATCTACCGGCCGTTCGCGCCGCTCTGGGTGCGCGAGGTGCTGGTGGCGGCGGTGCTCGTCTGGGGCCTGTGGCCGGCGCTTGCGCGACTGTGGGTACGGCTCGCGATGAGCCCGCGCCGGGTGCGCACGCCGCAGCCGGCGGCGCGCGCCGATTTCATCGACGAGCGCCTGCGCGATCTGGATCGCCAGTTGAAGGCGCGCTGGCAGCGCGAGCCGCACGGCCGCTGGGATCGCTTGACCGGCGCGCTGCGCCGCCAGCACCGGACCCTGCTGCCCTGGTATCTGGTGATGGGCGCGGAAGGCAGCGGCAAGACGAACCTGGTCGCGAAGGCGGTGAACGCGGCCGGCTCCGAAGGCGAGCGGGCCCTCGCGGTCGAGCCGCTGAACAGCCGCGGCGACGACTTCAACTTCCGCATCGCGAGCGACGCGGTCTGGTTCGACATCGGCGGGCGCTGGAACCTGCGCGACGGCTTCGACGAGACGGCGCTCGATACCTGGAAGCGGTTGTTGCAGGGGATGCGTCGCCTGCGCGGCGGGGCGGCGGTGAACGGCGTGGTGTTGTGCGTCGACAGCGCGTCGATGGTCGATGCGCCGCTGGAGGCGCGCAAGCGCCTCGCCGATGTCGTGCATCGCCGGCTGGCGGAACTGCATGAGGTGTTCGGAGAGCAGGCGCAGGTCTATGTCGCGCTGAACGGCGTGGACCGGCTCGACGGCGCGGTCTCGATGCTGTCGCTGGTGGACGCGGGCCGCTGGGCCAGCGGGATGGGTTTCTGCCTGCCCGAGCAGGCGCTCGGCGAGACGGCCGCCGAAGCGGGCGCGAGCTGGCAGGGGGCGTTGCAGCACCTGCAGCAGCGGGTCCAGCAGCAGGTGCTGTTCGCCGCGCCGGCGGCGACCGAGGTCGGCGCGAACTACGCGCAGCTGCGTTTCGTCGAGACGCTGAGCCAGCTGCACAAGGCGCTGCTGGTGTGGCTGCAGATCGCGATCGCGCCCGGCGAGGCGCATTCGGCCGCGCGTCTGCGCGGCGTCTGGATGGGCTCGATGGCGGAGCTGGCGGTGGCCCAGCCGGGCGGGGCGGCGCCCGGGCTGCCCGCGCAGACCCGGCCGCTCGGCGAGCTGTGGGCGCCGCTGTTCCGGCAGGTCGCGCTCGAACGCGACGCGGTGCGGCCGAGCGGCGTGCGTTCGTGGCGCGGCCGGGTCGGGCACCTGCTGCGCTGGGCCGCGCTGCCCGTCCTCGCGCTTGGCTTGCTGATGTGGTTCGGCTGGGGCTATGTCGCGGAGAGCAACTACCTCGACGACGTCGGCGCGCAGTTCAGCGAGGCGAAGCGCCTGGCGCAGGCCGATATGTCGTACGGCCCGGACGGCGGCGCACCGCTGCTCGACGTGGCGAGCCACATGCGCTATGCGCAGGAACAGGCGGAAGACGCCGGGCGCGGGCTGGCGACGCCGTACTTCGAGCATGGTCTCGTCGCCGCCGCGGCGCGCGACACTTATCACCGGCAGTTGCAGAAGATGCTGATGCCGGAGTTGTACAACGAGGTGCGGCGCGTGCTGGTCGCGCAGTCGGACGGCGCGCCCGGCGACGTCTACCAGACGCTCAAGGTCTACCTGATGCTGTGCCGGCCCGATCGGCGCAACGCGACCGATGTCGAGCGCTGGCTGAGCAGCCGGTGGGACAGCCTGTCCGGCGGGCAGCAATACGGCGACGACGACCGGCGCGCGCTGCTCGCGCACGTGCGCGCGTTGATGGAGCTGCCGAAGCTGCCGGGCACGCCGGAGGACGCGAACCTCGTTCGCGCGGCGCGCGTGCGGGCCGCGCAGATCCCGATCGTGACGCGCGTGCTGCAGCACATCCATGCGCAAGGGCTGCCGGCGTCGGTCAACGACATCTCGCTGTCGCGCGCGGCCGGCTTCGAGTCGGCGATGAGCCTGCGCATGCGCAGCGACGTCCCGGCGACCGACGTCGCGGTATCGGGCTGGTTCACGCGGGCGGGCTACACGGACGTGTTCCTGCCGCGCCTCGACAAGGCCGCGCGCGCGATGCTCGAAGAGGAAAGCTGGGTGCTGCGCGACGAGACCCTGCGCGGCAACAGTTTCCAGATCGACGGCGTGGTGCAGAAGCTCGCGGATTCCACCCGCGCGCAGTTCCTGCAGGACTACATCGCCGGCTGGCAGAACTTCCTCAACGACGTGACGGTGCGCAGCGTCACGGGCCTCGACGATGCGTCGCAGCTGGCGGCGGCGATGATGGATTCGCAATCGCCGCTCGCGAGCCTGCTGCGCTTCGCGGCGCGCGAGACGACCCTGACCGGCGCGAGCGACGAAGGCAACATCGACAGCTGGATCGATCGCCAGAAATACCGCTTCGAGAAGGGGCGTCGCCAGATCGTCGGCGAACTGAGCGGCCAGCACTACCGCACCGTGCTGCTGCCGGAACATATCGTCGAGGAACACTTCCTGGCAGTCCGGCAACTGGCCGCGCAGCTGAACAACCGCAGCGTGGCGTCGAGCAACCCGCTTGCCCGGTTGTTCGAGCCGCTGTACCGGCAGCTGGGGCTCGTCAATGGCGCGCTGCAGGCGGGCCAGGTGCTACCCGCGCAGTACGACGCGTTCTCGCGGCTCAAGGAAACCGCCGCGCGGCAGCCCGAGCCGGTGCGGGGCATCATGCTCGACCTGATCGGCAGCGGCAGCACGATGACGACCCGCGAATCGGGCGCGCTGCTCAATCGCGGCGCGGCGGGCGCGACCTCGACGGTGTGCAGCGCCGGCTTCACGAGCCGCTATCCGTTCCGGCGCAACGCGCAGGTCGACGCGGGCGTCGCGGATTTCGAACGCCTGTTCAGCGCCCAGGGCCTGATGGCGTCTTACTTCCGCGACCATCTGGCGGCCTATGTCGATACGTCGAGCACGCCGTGGAAGGCGCTGCGCTCGAACGGCGGCAATCTCGGTCTGGTGAGCCCGGGCGTGCTGTCGTCCTACGAGACGGCCGATCGCATTCGCGGCGTGACGCTCGATGAATCCGGCCATCTGCGCGTGTCGACCGTGCTGCGCTTCCTCGACATGGATTCGCAGATCTCGGAAGCGCAGCTGCTCGTGGGCGGGCAGACGCTGCGCTACGCGCATGGGATGACGTCGCCGCAGCGCATCGACTGGAGCGGGCAAGGCACCAAGCTGGCGATCCAGCTTCAACTCAAATCGGTCGACGGTCGGTTGAGCACGCTTCAGTTCGACGGACCCTGGGCGCTGTTCCGCTTCTTCGACGCGGGACAGGCGGCGGGCGGGACGGCCGACCGTCGCGAACGGCTGTATCAGACGGACATCGGGACCGTCCGGCTGGAGTGGCAGGCGCTGACGACGCCGTCGCCGATCTGGTCGGGGATCCTGCAGGGGTTCAGGTGCCCGTCGTGA
- a CDS encoding DUF6277 family protein produces the protein MIDPKEILSACSNAHEYGQNASGSMAKPFMDSISDMSVASSQNASNLIGNVQQVGGKMLEHMSNIKSSVDKQVAAHQDAQQREKTYDFNANMNDLRPTNSVGFPQEMPSNFFAPFKTGK, from the coding sequence ATGATAGACCCGAAGGAAATCCTGTCCGCGTGCAGCAACGCGCATGAGTATGGACAGAACGCCAGCGGTTCGATGGCGAAGCCGTTCATGGATTCGATCTCCGACATGTCGGTGGCGTCGTCCCAGAACGCGAGCAACCTGATCGGCAACGTGCAGCAGGTGGGCGGCAAGATGCTGGAGCACATGTCGAACATCAAGTCGTCGGTCGACAAGCAGGTCGCCGCGCACCAGGATGCGCAGCAGCGTGAGAAGACCTACGACTTCAACGCCAACATGAACGACCTGCGGCCGACCAACTCGGTCGGCTTCCCGCAGGAAATGCCGTCCAACTTCTTCGCGCCGTTCAAGACCGGCAAGTAG